A DNA window from Vibrio cidicii contains the following coding sequences:
- a CDS encoding ABC transporter substrate-binding protein gives MILRKHVLIAVLLVVLAVVAIAGARWKHTESNPSTPVVLKIGVSQTPLSAPLIIAQQRGLFAKYGVKVDVVPCYGGVECARFLFEQNVDFATASESVVMFESFKRDDFVMLASFVESGFDLKLLTLAENDIYQISGLNGKKVGVVKASASEFFLDSMLMSSDVPGTKVEKVYAPFTRLDDILISGEVDAVSVWEPLGYQLQNNPRVDVVDLSIPGIYQLSFNLLTTRENVTRYQDESIRILLALEEAEEWIQAHPLEVQKRVANSLNIPLGQLSWSWNDYIYRLSLGNGLLSNLQVQARWALEKGLVTGPMPDYRKIVDRHILIQAQRRKGLDVK, from the coding sequence ATGATTTTGAGAAAACACGTGCTCATTGCCGTTTTACTCGTTGTACTTGCTGTTGTGGCTATCGCGGGGGCGCGGTGGAAACACACTGAGTCGAACCCGTCTACTCCCGTGGTATTAAAAATCGGTGTGTCGCAGACACCATTATCTGCCCCTTTGATTATTGCCCAGCAGCGTGGGCTGTTTGCAAAATATGGTGTGAAGGTGGATGTGGTGCCCTGTTACGGAGGGGTGGAGTGCGCCCGTTTTCTGTTTGAGCAAAATGTCGATTTTGCCACGGCATCAGAATCGGTAGTGATGTTCGAAAGCTTTAAACGTGACGATTTTGTCATGTTGGCCAGCTTCGTTGAGTCAGGATTTGATCTTAAACTTCTCACCTTAGCTGAAAACGACATTTATCAAATCTCAGGTTTGAACGGGAAAAAGGTTGGGGTGGTAAAGGCCAGTGCCAGTGAGTTTTTCTTGGACTCTATGCTCATGTCCAGTGATGTCCCCGGGACAAAAGTGGAAAAAGTGTACGCCCCTTTCACGAGATTGGATGACATTCTGATCAGCGGTGAGGTCGACGCGGTTTCAGTGTGGGAGCCACTGGGTTACCAATTGCAAAACAACCCACGGGTTGATGTGGTCGATCTCAGTATTCCCGGCATTTACCAGCTGTCATTTAACTTATTGACGACAAGGGAGAATGTTACCCGCTATCAGGATGAGAGCATCAGGATTCTGCTGGCGCTGGAAGAAGCCGAAGAGTGGATTCAAGCTCACCCGTTGGAGGTACAAAAACGGGTGGCCAATTCCTTGAATATCCCTCTGGGACAACTGTCTTGGTCTTGGAATGATTACATCTACCGACTCTCTTTGGGTAATGGGCTACTCTCTAATTTACAAGTTCAGGCTCGTTGGGCGCTTGAAAAAGGTTTAGTCACAGGGCCAATGCCCGATTATCGTAAGATTGTTGATCGGCATATATTAATACAAGCGCAAAGGCGTAAAGGATTAGACGTGAAATGA
- a CDS encoding GGDEF domain-containing protein translates to MDEELSALQRNVLEERLNKLRQAVFTSGFSLAFFTLLISSVTYLMLKRFRKGFKVLRLGLDEMRSGNMESRITSTELDEEFAVMANCFNSMKDSLQQSTVTREHLEQEVLRQTAELREQKEQLVYLSEKDPLTGLNNRRAFMAAVENATAKANRTGLKMALLFIDLNKFKEINDTFGHYAGDEILRQVARRMEVCFRNTDILGRIGGDEFVVCLDLLKDYNGVLPKAEKFARMVSEPIDFNGEKLHVYPSIGISFYPDQTRSINHLVKLADEDMYRAKNSESVLIWSSYLFPEEKQIS, encoded by the coding sequence ATGGACGAGGAGTTATCTGCTTTGCAGCGTAATGTTCTCGAAGAGCGACTGAACAAGTTGCGCCAAGCGGTATTTACCAGTGGTTTTTCACTGGCTTTTTTTACCCTATTGATCAGCAGCGTCACTTACTTGATGTTAAAGCGCTTTCGTAAAGGCTTTAAGGTACTGCGTTTAGGGCTAGATGAAATGCGCAGCGGAAATATGGAGAGCCGGATCACCTCGACAGAACTGGATGAAGAGTTCGCGGTCATGGCAAATTGTTTTAATTCGATGAAAGACTCCCTACAACAGAGCACCGTTACTCGCGAGCATTTAGAGCAAGAAGTGTTGCGGCAAACGGCGGAGCTTCGTGAACAGAAAGAGCAGTTGGTATACCTATCAGAGAAAGACCCGCTGACTGGGTTGAATAATCGACGCGCCTTTATGGCGGCGGTAGAAAATGCCACAGCGAAAGCGAATCGTACTGGATTAAAAATGGCCTTGCTGTTTATTGATTTAAATAAGTTTAAAGAGATAAACGACACCTTCGGCCACTATGCGGGAGACGAAATACTACGTCAAGTGGCGCGCCGCATGGAGGTTTGCTTTCGCAACACCGACATTTTGGGGCGTATTGGTGGTGACGAGTTTGTCGTGTGTCTCGATTTACTGAAAGACTACAATGGCGTACTGCCAAAAGCAGAAAAGTTTGCTCGCATGGTCAGTGAGCCGATCGATTTCAACGGAGAAAAGCTGCACGTTTATCCAAGTATTGGCATCAGCTTTTATCCTGATCAAACCCGCTCCATCAACCACTTGGTGAAGCTGGCTGATGAAGATATGTACCGCGCCAAAAATAGTGAGTCGGTGCTCATTTGGAGCAGTTATCTCTTCCCAGAAGAAAAGCAAATTTCTTAG
- a CDS encoding sphingomyelin phosphodiesterase, whose product MDIFTWRTLLPLLCSAPVLADTDVYLTNNSDQTLTIQVQHSGSDRLTLGDEWLQHTDQIGPWETKAVISFNRWTGVKSGEYYQFDTVVTNSQGESVTLHQTMNGHWYNSSIEYGVSAADVPLSLQQDREVHRFRSDAFGTANTELGLKSDATARYDDLYYTITPAKVDEQVEPSGHTLKMMTYNIWALPGVASHIGDRFSILPDHVKGYDVLALQEVFASGRSAFLRELAKEYPYQSKMLDKDGINIYDGGVVIVSRYPIVNQAQYVFPDCSGTDCFADKGVNYVEVIKNGQAYHVFATHTASFDTDTAREYRQRQFKQIRALAQSLNIPTDETVVYSGDFNVNKLKFPGDYQQMLVNLNALEPQYSGYTASTFDPRINDFAGEALSGGENVEYLDYVLLSAEHASKTSNDNRVDVPRSTDARLWQHYNLSDHFPVSAVIK is encoded by the coding sequence ATGGATATTTTCACTTGGCGAACCTTACTGCCTTTGTTGTGCAGCGCTCCTGTTTTGGCCGATACCGATGTCTACCTAACCAATAACAGCGACCAAACCTTGACGATTCAAGTACAACACAGCGGCTCAGATCGCCTCACTTTAGGCGACGAGTGGCTGCAACACACAGACCAAATTGGCCCTTGGGAAACCAAAGCAGTGATCAGTTTTAATCGTTGGACGGGCGTCAAATCGGGCGAGTACTACCAATTTGATACCGTCGTCACCAACTCGCAAGGTGAAAGTGTCACACTACACCAAACCATGAATGGGCACTGGTACAACTCTTCCATTGAATACGGCGTGAGTGCGGCCGATGTTCCGCTCTCTTTGCAACAGGATAGAGAAGTGCACCGTTTTCGCAGTGATGCCTTTGGCACAGCCAACACCGAACTGGGACTCAAATCCGACGCCACTGCCCGCTATGATGATCTCTACTACACCATCACGCCCGCCAAAGTGGACGAGCAAGTCGAACCAAGCGGGCACACCTTAAAAATGATGACCTACAATATTTGGGCCTTGCCCGGCGTGGCATCGCACATCGGCGATCGCTTTTCAATTCTTCCCGACCACGTGAAAGGCTACGACGTCTTAGCCTTGCAAGAAGTGTTTGCCAGCGGCCGCAGCGCTTTTTTACGAGAACTGGCCAAAGAATATCCTTATCAAAGCAAGATGCTCGATAAAGATGGCATCAATATCTACGATGGCGGTGTGGTGATCGTGAGTCGCTATCCTATTGTCAATCAAGCACAGTACGTCTTCCCTGATTGCAGTGGCACTGATTGCTTTGCGGACAAAGGGGTTAACTATGTTGAAGTGATCAAAAACGGTCAGGCATACCATGTGTTTGCCACCCACACAGCTTCGTTTGATACCGATACTGCGCGCGAATATCGTCAGCGCCAGTTCAAACAGATCCGTGCATTGGCACAATCACTGAACATTCCTACCGATGAAACTGTGGTTTACAGCGGTGATTTCAACGTCAACAAACTGAAGTTCCCGGGCGATTACCAACAGATGTTAGTGAACTTGAATGCGCTAGAGCCCCAATACTCAGGCTATACGGCGTCGACTTTCGATCCGCGCATCAATGATTTTGCTGGTGAAGCACTCTCTGGCGGTGAGAATGTCGAGTATCTTGACTATGTGTTGCTTAGCGCAGAACATGCGAGCAAAACATCGAATGATAACCGCGTTGACGTGCCCCGTTCCACCGATGCCAGATTGTGGCAGCATTACAATCTTTCCGACCATTTTCCGGTAAGCGCGGTGATTAAGTAA
- a CDS encoding DNA-3-methyladenine glycosylase I: MPLEKFADIYQRAAERKGGEAQLEALLTTPLNTEAIAAISDDRWLSAFSMKIFQSGISWQVVRNKWPNFEEVFFGFRIEPLLMLSDEQWDDKASDTRIIRHHAKVISIRENAQMIHSVSTQHGSFGQMVANWPKDDITGLWSFLKKHGSRLGGNTGPYSLRQLGVDTFILSGDVEAYLRNCKVIEGGKETKKSQQAVNLAFAKWQQESGRSLTAISQTIAFSTGDNRV, translated from the coding sequence ATGCCTTTAGAAAAATTTGCCGATATTTATCAGCGCGCTGCCGAGCGCAAAGGAGGCGAAGCGCAGCTCGAAGCACTACTGACCACACCGCTCAATACCGAAGCGATCGCCGCCATCAGTGATGATCGCTGGTTATCCGCTTTCAGTATGAAGATTTTTCAAAGCGGCATTTCATGGCAGGTGGTGCGCAATAAATGGCCCAATTTCGAGGAGGTATTTTTCGGCTTTCGGATTGAGCCACTGCTGATGCTCTCCGACGAACAGTGGGACGACAAAGCCAGTGACACACGTATTATCCGTCACCATGCGAAAGTGATCTCGATTCGTGAAAACGCGCAAATGATCCATAGTGTCTCAACGCAGCACGGCTCATTCGGTCAAATGGTCGCCAACTGGCCCAAAGATGACATCACGGGGCTATGGTCGTTTTTGAAAAAACACGGCAGTCGACTGGGCGGCAACACTGGGCCGTACAGCCTTCGTCAACTCGGGGTCGACACCTTTATTCTTTCTGGTGATGTAGAGGCGTATCTGCGCAACTGTAAGGTGATTGAAGGTGGCAAAGAGACAAAAAAGAGCCAGCAAGCCGTCAACCTCGCATTTGCCAAGTGGCAGCAAGAGAGTGGTCGCAGCTTAACCGCTATCAGTCAGACTATCGCCTTTAGTACTGGCGATAACCGCGTTTAG
- a CDS encoding AraC family transcriptional regulator has product MLAIPIPFVVSLLLALLAITLYVRFAEQAKTACWFLILCALTTGLVGLRWSFNLPLFALLQPLFASCIPVFAWYAFTHFSHTQTLTQFAAKHAAGPLLVLVSVATQPLWYLPLDEILTAIYLVYGIALVRYSAKETVLIHVSLSSWESVKRAENIAGWMLLFSALIDGAMSLDFTYNQGALAPFILSIGHLVLLPVLSLAVILVAMNTANHDEADELSDKESKLETPLNSVSSLSAQQAQTIVIALDELMKTKHAYLDPELTLSKLSRKLCVPAKQISSAVNQVKQKNISRVINEYRIEHAKQALHSSDAPITQIFMNCGFQTKSNFNREFSRLTGMTPSQYRKTATLAE; this is encoded by the coding sequence ATGCTCGCCATTCCTATTCCTTTTGTTGTCTCTTTGCTGCTCGCGTTACTCGCGATCACCTTATATGTGCGCTTTGCCGAGCAAGCTAAAACCGCCTGCTGGTTTCTCATCCTTTGCGCTCTGACAACGGGCTTGGTTGGACTGCGTTGGAGTTTCAATCTGCCGCTCTTTGCTCTACTTCAACCCCTGTTTGCTTCCTGCATTCCAGTATTTGCTTGGTACGCCTTTACCCATTTCAGCCACACGCAAACACTGACTCAATTTGCCGCCAAGCATGCGGCTGGGCCACTTTTGGTACTCGTCAGCGTGGCCACTCAGCCGCTTTGGTATTTACCGCTGGATGAAATTCTCACCGCCATTTATCTGGTTTACGGCATTGCGTTGGTGCGCTACTCCGCCAAAGAAACAGTGCTGATCCATGTTTCCCTCAGCAGTTGGGAAAGCGTGAAAAGAGCTGAGAATATTGCGGGCTGGATGCTGCTTTTTTCCGCGCTGATTGACGGTGCCATGTCGCTCGACTTTACCTACAACCAAGGCGCGTTGGCTCCGTTTATCTTAAGCATCGGGCACTTGGTGTTGCTCCCTGTTCTCTCTTTGGCGGTGATTCTGGTCGCGATGAACACCGCAAACCATGATGAGGCCGATGAACTTTCGGACAAAGAAAGCAAACTCGAAACACCGCTGAATAGCGTCTCCAGCCTCAGCGCGCAGCAAGCGCAAACCATTGTCATCGCACTCGATGAACTGATGAAAACTAAACACGCCTACCTAGATCCTGAGTTGACGCTGTCAAAGCTGTCTCGCAAATTGTGTGTTCCTGCCAAACAGATCTCCAGCGCGGTGAACCAAGTGAAGCAGAAAAACATCTCTCGTGTCATTAACGAATACCGTATCGAACACGCCAAACAGGCGCTGCACAGCAGCGATGCTCCGATCACACAAATATTTATGAACTGTGGCTTTCAGACCAAGTCCAACTTTAATCGCGAGTTCTCTCGCCTCACTGGCATGACACCCAGTCAGTACCGAAAAACGGCGACACTTGCTGAGTAA
- a CDS encoding DUF805 domain-containing protein, with product MRFYILAWQKYADFAGRTSREEFWMFMLFHLLLTLLCIGLDIAWQNGSLFDLLYSVATLLPLLAITVRRLHDIERSGWWCLVFLLPIFGPLLLLYWLTLKGPVATERSAG from the coding sequence ATGCGGTTCTATATTTTGGCTTGGCAGAAGTACGCGGACTTTGCAGGGCGAACATCGAGAGAAGAGTTTTGGATGTTTATGTTGTTCCATCTATTACTGACTTTGTTGTGCATTGGCTTGGATATCGCTTGGCAAAATGGGAGCTTGTTTGACCTGCTGTACAGCGTCGCAACATTACTGCCGTTACTCGCGATTACGGTGCGACGTTTACATGACATAGAGCGCTCTGGCTGGTGGTGTTTGGTTTTTCTTTTGCCCATTTTTGGCCCTTTACTACTGCTGTATTGGCTAACGCTGAAAGGGCCTGTTGCGACAGAGAGGAGCGCAGGATGA
- the leuE gene encoding leucine efflux protein LeuE: MFESFGVINIWTYMLGLLMIILAPGPNSIYVLKSSSTFGIKTGYKAAMGVLVGDAILILLSYLGVASLIQTSPLLFTIIRYLGAAYLLYLGFKLIQQYWQKPEFDDQGVARPRKVEKVFAKALTLSLTNPKAILFYVSFFIQFIDYTYEHTWISYLILATILEVFSIVYLSVLIFVGTSLTQLFKNNQTLSKLGNGLLGLLFMGFAARLASLS, from the coding sequence ATGTTTGAGAGTTTTGGTGTGATTAATATTTGGACCTATATGCTGGGGCTGCTGATGATCATTTTGGCCCCCGGTCCCAACTCTATCTATGTGCTCAAATCTAGCTCAACTTTTGGCATCAAAACCGGCTACAAAGCGGCGATGGGTGTACTGGTTGGTGATGCGATTTTGATCCTGCTCTCTTATTTAGGTGTGGCGTCTTTGATCCAAACCTCACCGCTGCTGTTTACCATCATTCGTTATCTGGGCGCGGCTTATCTGCTCTATTTGGGCTTCAAACTGATCCAACAATATTGGCAAAAGCCTGAGTTCGATGATCAAGGTGTTGCGCGTCCGCGCAAAGTGGAAAAGGTGTTTGCTAAAGCGCTCACCTTGAGCCTCACCAATCCGAAAGCGATCTTGTTTTATGTCTCCTTCTTTATTCAGTTTATTGATTACACCTATGAACACACTTGGATTTCGTACCTGATCCTTGCCACGATTTTGGAGGTGTTCAGCATTGTCTACCTGAGCGTGTTGATTTTTGTCGGTACCTCGCTCACGCAGCTGTTTAAGAACAATCAGACACTGAGCAAATTAGGCAACGGATTGCTTGGGCTGCTGTTTATGGGGTTTGCAGCGCGACTTGCCAGTTTAAGTTAA
- a CDS encoding Hsp70 family protein, producing the protein MEMHNTPAAEQAAKFSIGIDLGTTHCVLSFLDTQDEHARVQVMAIPQLTAPGTVESRNQLGSFLYQPHEHEMNPASRVLPWTTEPTALVGAIARNLGGKTPLRLVASAKSWLCHGGVNRRDAFLPAGSPEEIEKVSPLRATELYLEHLKQAWDHAQPNHPLSEQDVTITVPASFDPAARDLTAEAARNVGFVHLTLLEEPQAALYNWIDNSNDKWRDEVTVGDIVLVVDIGGGTTDLSLVEVTEEEGNLTLKRIAVGEHILLGGDNMDLALAYSLKMKLAQEGKELQPWQVQAMTHACRDAKEALLNDAELQSVPIVVPSRGSKLLGATLKTELTQQEVQQMLVDGFFPKVAITEHPVQRNRGALTQMGLPYAQDAGITRHIAAFLSKQANANGEALPAQDYNPFVGGMPGMAQQAAVDFIKPTAILFNGGVLKSSLLAERLEETINEWLLDAGAEMAKRLTGVDLDLAVASGAAYYGAVRRGQGVRIRGGIASSYYVGIESAMPAIPGMAPPMEALCVAPFGMEEGTSVDVPSQQFGLIIGQPVNFQFFGSTVRRDDLAGTHLDHWGQDELEELPEIQVTLPVSEGRREGEVVPVTLASRVTELGTLYLEAIAADNGQKWHVEFDVRDDASLAE; encoded by the coding sequence ATGGAAATGCATAATACACCTGCGGCTGAGCAAGCCGCCAAATTCAGTATCGGTATTGACCTTGGCACCACCCACTGCGTGCTCTCTTTCCTCGATACACAAGACGAGCACGCTCGCGTACAAGTGATGGCTATTCCACAATTGACGGCGCCGGGCACCGTTGAGTCTCGCAACCAGCTTGGTTCTTTTCTTTACCAGCCGCATGAGCATGAGATGAACCCTGCATCACGCGTGTTGCCATGGACGACAGAACCGACTGCCCTTGTCGGTGCGATCGCCCGTAATCTGGGCGGCAAAACGCCTTTGCGTTTGGTGGCCAGTGCGAAATCTTGGCTTTGCCATGGTGGCGTGAATCGCCGTGATGCGTTTTTGCCTGCAGGCAGCCCAGAAGAGATTGAAAAAGTCTCACCATTGCGCGCCACCGAGCTTTATTTAGAGCATCTAAAGCAGGCGTGGGATCACGCACAGCCAAATCACCCGCTATCAGAGCAAGACGTGACCATTACGGTACCAGCGTCGTTTGATCCTGCGGCGCGCGATCTGACTGCAGAAGCAGCGCGCAATGTGGGTTTTGTCCATCTTACCTTGTTGGAAGAGCCTCAAGCGGCGCTTTATAACTGGATCGACAACAGCAATGACAAATGGCGCGATGAAGTCACCGTAGGTGATATCGTGCTGGTGGTGGACATCGGCGGTGGTACCACTGACCTTTCTTTGGTGGAAGTGACCGAAGAAGAAGGCAATCTGACCCTCAAACGTATCGCTGTCGGAGAACACATTCTTCTGGGCGGTGACAACATGGATCTTGCCCTCGCCTACAGCTTGAAGATGAAGCTGGCTCAGGAAGGCAAAGAACTGCAACCTTGGCAAGTACAAGCCATGACGCACGCTTGTCGTGACGCGAAAGAAGCGCTGCTCAATGATGCCGAACTGCAATCGGTACCGATTGTCGTGCCAAGCCGCGGTTCTAAGTTGCTCGGCGCAACACTGAAAACCGAGCTGACGCAGCAAGAAGTGCAGCAAATGCTCGTCGATGGCTTCTTCCCTAAAGTCGCGATCACCGAACACCCAGTACAACGTAACCGCGGTGCACTGACCCAGATGGGCTTGCCTTATGCACAAGACGCAGGCATCACTCGCCACATTGCGGCTTTCTTGTCGAAGCAAGCCAATGCCAACGGTGAAGCGCTACCTGCACAAGATTACAACCCGTTTGTTGGCGGAATGCCTGGCATGGCTCAACAAGCTGCTGTCGATTTCATCAAACCGACCGCGATTTTGTTTAATGGTGGTGTGCTGAAGTCATCGCTATTGGCAGAGCGTTTAGAAGAGACCATCAACGAATGGTTGCTTGACGCTGGGGCAGAGATGGCAAAACGACTCACCGGCGTCGATTTGGATCTCGCGGTGGCGAGCGGCGCGGCTTACTATGGCGCCGTGCGTCGTGGTCAAGGTGTACGTATCCGCGGTGGTATTGCTTCTAGTTATTACGTCGGTATCGAGAGCGCAATGCCTGCCATTCCGGGTATGGCTCCTCCAATGGAAGCACTGTGTGTGGCTCCGTTTGGCATGGAAGAAGGCACCAGTGTCGACGTACCCAGCCAGCAGTTTGGTTTGATCATCGGCCAACCAGTGAACTTCCAATTCTTTGGCTCAACGGTTCGTCGCGACGATCTTGCGGGAACACATTTGGACCATTGGGGCCAAGATGAGCTTGAAGAGTTACCAGAAATTCAAGTAACGTTGCCGGTTTCCGAAGGTCGCCGTGAAGGCGAAGTGGTGCCGGTGACATTGGCCTCACGCGTGACTGAACTTGGCACGCTCTACCTCGAAGCGATTGCGGCGGACAATGGTCAAAAATGGCACGTGGAATTTGACGTGCGTGACGATGCCTCTCTGGCAGAATAA
- a CDS encoding DUF2760 domain-containing protein → MNIDLNLIPQTFDMLHAGLAASSVLLLLVAVSRKSTVIEKVVEKPVEKIVEVEKPVEKIVEVEKIVEVEKVIEKVVEVQSKLATASTDSAMQLLSIMQQEARLIDFLQEDLTAFSDEEVGAAARVIHSGGQKVLKEYVTLEAIRNEDEESRIVVEEGFNPQAIRLVGNVTGNAPFNGTLIHKGWKASAMSLPKLAENYDASIIAPAEVEL, encoded by the coding sequence ATGAACATTGATTTAAACCTAATTCCTCAAACGTTCGATATGCTTCACGCAGGTTTAGCAGCGTCGAGCGTTTTACTTTTGTTGGTGGCAGTATCACGCAAATCGACAGTGATTGAAAAGGTGGTGGAAAAACCCGTTGAAAAAATCGTTGAAGTCGAAAAACCGGTCGAAAAAATCGTCGAAGTAGAGAAAATCGTTGAAGTTGAAAAAGTGATTGAAAAAGTGGTGGAAGTCCAATCTAAGCTTGCCACCGCATCCACTGATTCTGCGATGCAACTGCTTTCCATCATGCAGCAAGAAGCTCGCTTGATTGACTTCCTACAAGAAGATCTCACCGCATTCTCTGATGAAGAAGTGGGCGCTGCAGCGCGTGTTATTCATAGCGGTGGTCAAAAAGTACTGAAAGAGTACGTGACGCTCGAAGCGATCCGCAACGAAGACGAAGAGAGCCGCATTGTGGTTGAAGAAGGTTTTAACCCTCAAGCGATCCGTTTAGTCGGAAACGTAACGGGTAATGCGCCATTTAACGGCACCTTAATCCACAAAGGTTGGAAGGCTTCTGCGATGTCGCTACCTAAACTGGCGGAAAACTACGACGCTTCGATCATCGCACCCGCTGAGGTTGAGCTGTAA
- a CDS encoding 3'-5' exonuclease, which translates to MNHNRIVCFDLEMCCWNEDGVGRTGEIIEIGLAEIDLLKGEIVKRAQYYVKPEHDEVSLFCAELTGITPRKIEKQGRPLAEVIKSMIKNFGGSNKIYASWGRDDQILMNECREKGIDAPFNEFINIATLYRIQNRLKDKRIAHRAAQEAKGIEWEGRQHSGYVDAYNLAKLALTMF; encoded by the coding sequence ATGAACCACAACCGAATTGTTTGCTTTGATTTGGAAATGTGCTGCTGGAACGAAGACGGCGTAGGTCGCACAGGTGAAATCATTGAAATCGGTTTGGCTGAGATCGATTTACTCAAAGGGGAAATCGTCAAGCGCGCTCAGTATTACGTGAAGCCTGAGCACGATGAAGTTTCTCTGTTTTGTGCTGAGTTAACGGGCATTACACCGCGTAAGATTGAAAAGCAGGGCCGGCCATTAGCCGAAGTGATCAAGTCGATGATCAAAAACTTTGGTGGCAGCAATAAAATTTATGCCTCATGGGGGCGTGATGACCAAATCTTGATGAATGAGTGTCGGGAGAAAGGTATCGATGCGCCATTCAATGAGTTCATTAATATTGCGACGTTGTACAGAATTCAAAATCGCCTCAAAGATAAGCGTATTGCTCATCGAGCTGCGCAAGAAGCCAAAGGCATTGAGTGGGAAGGGCGTCAACATTCTGGGTATGTGGATGCTTATAACCTGGCCAAACTGGCGTTAACCATGTTCTAA
- a CDS encoding TerB family tellurite resistance protein, whose amino-acid sequence MFNKLTTLFKQLLDGTDLSQNAAHNPNLAIASLLCEVAGADHQIDEREQAVKRQLLKRLLNLSDNEVETLLTQAQSGVAQAASLYEFTSQLRELSQETRFELIKGMWEVAHADGDIDPLEDSVIRKTAELLYVDHSSFIRAKLQVLDK is encoded by the coding sequence ATGTTTAACAAACTCACCACTCTCTTTAAACAGTTGCTTGATGGCACAGATTTGAGCCAAAACGCCGCCCACAACCCCAATCTGGCCATTGCCAGCTTATTGTGTGAAGTTGCTGGCGCCGATCATCAAATCGACGAGCGCGAGCAAGCGGTCAAACGTCAGTTGCTCAAGCGCCTGCTCAATTTAAGCGATAACGAAGTGGAAACTTTGCTTACTCAGGCGCAAAGTGGCGTTGCTCAAGCCGCGTCGCTGTATGAGTTCACATCACAACTAAGAGAGCTTTCGCAAGAGACGCGTTTTGAGTTGATCAAAGGTATGTGGGAGGTGGCGCACGCCGATGGCGATATTGACCCATTGGAGGACTCAGTGATCCGCAAAACGGCTGAGCTACTCTATGTCGACCACAGCAGCTTCATTCGTGCCAAACTTCAGGTTCTCGACAAGTAG